Proteins from a single region of Sporosarcina sp. P33:
- a CDS encoding YfcC family protein, with amino-acid sequence MPDAYIIIFSIIILAAIATYLIPAGSYDRETVDDITKVVPNSYTAQESNPANLLDLFTSIQLGMVQTANIIFLIFIIGGIIAVIESTGAIDAGLNKLIDKTKGRYIVLITTVSAMFGILASMGVVANAVIAFIPIGIGLARSLKLDAITGVAMIYLGYYSGMIAGVFDPTILGFAQTIAELPLFSGIVLRVIVFVALITVTILYTNNYARKIRNNPEKSIMAGKPFGDHQQVTDGEEDPAERKATSFTTVQKLVILAFVGSLVFFVYGAFTKQWGINELAGIFIMMGVVVAIIARINPNNFVKIFISGAQSIAYGALVAGLARGVVIVMENGHILDTIVNMVLVPLESTTLLVGALLLFLFNMCFNLLVTAGDAQAAIVMPIMVPIVDILGMTRQTGVLTFKLGDGFTNIIAPTSGVLMAVLAIGGVKWTQWIRFAIPLLLMWIVVGVIAITYAVMTGYGPF; translated from the coding sequence ATGCCAGATGCATATATCATTATATTCAGCATTATAATATTGGCGGCTATTGCAACCTATCTGATACCAGCGGGATCTTATGATCGGGAAACTGTAGATGATATAACAAAAGTAGTACCCAATAGTTATACTGCACAAGAGTCTAACCCTGCCAATTTATTAGATTTGTTTACATCCATTCAATTAGGAATGGTTCAAACTGCAAATATCATTTTCCTGATCTTTATTATTGGAGGAATTATAGCAGTCATTGAGTCAACAGGGGCTATTGATGCCGGTCTGAATAAATTAATAGATAAAACGAAAGGCCGGTATATCGTTTTAATAACAACAGTCAGTGCAATGTTTGGAATTTTAGCTTCTATGGGAGTTGTAGCAAACGCCGTGATCGCCTTTATTCCGATTGGTATCGGTTTGGCGCGATCCCTGAAGCTTGATGCGATAACCGGAGTTGCGATGATTTATTTGGGATATTACTCCGGTATGATTGCAGGCGTTTTTGATCCCACAATATTAGGTTTTGCACAAACAATTGCGGAATTACCGCTCTTCTCAGGAATAGTGCTTCGTGTAATTGTATTTGTAGCGTTAATTACAGTAACTATCCTTTATACAAACAATTATGCAAGAAAGATTAGAAATAATCCTGAGAAATCTATTATGGCTGGTAAACCGTTCGGTGATCATCAGCAAGTTACAGACGGAGAGGAAGATCCTGCAGAGCGTAAAGCTACAAGTTTCACTACTGTACAAAAGCTTGTAATTTTGGCATTTGTCGGATCGCTGGTCTTTTTCGTATACGGAGCCTTCACTAAGCAATGGGGGATTAATGAATTAGCGGGTATCTTCATCATGATGGGTGTAGTAGTGGCAATTATTGCACGCATTAACCCGAATAACTTTGTGAAAATCTTTATTTCGGGTGCACAATCTATTGCATACGGTGCATTGGTGGCAGGTTTGGCAAGAGGTGTTGTCATTGTAATGGAGAACGGGCATATATTGGATACCATTGTAAATATGGTTCTCGTGCCATTGGAGTCGACGACATTATTAGTAGGGGCATTGCTGCTATTTTTATTTAATATGTGCTTTAACCTTCTAGTAACAGCAGGGGATGCGCAGGCAGCTATCGTTATGCCTATTATGGTTCCTATTGTAGATATTTTAGGAATGACCAGACAAACTGGAGTTCTTACATTTAAGCTGGGAGATGGCTTTACCAACATTATTGCGCCGACTTCTGGGGTGTTAATGGCAGTGCTTGCTATCGGCGGTGTCAAGTGGACACAGTGGATCAGGTTTGCGATTCCGCTATTATTAATGTGGATTGTGGTGGGCGTTATTGCGATCACTTATGCGGTCATGACAGGGTATGGCCCATTCTAA
- a CDS encoding glycerate kinase — protein MKIVIAPDAFKGSLRAGEAVEAMYRGVKKVFPHAEVLRLPVADGGEGTLSALITTTGGTSETVSVQDPLGRIINASFGVLGDQETAVIEMAQASGLMLLAEDELDPMKASAYGTGQLIRHALDRGFRKFIIGLGGSATNDGGTGLLEALGVRFLSEGRLLRMNGAALSSIDSIDLSQLDRRILQADIRIASDVENPFIGEQGASFVFGPQKGADADMVLRLDEGLQHFADETERLTGIRLHDLQGAGAAGGCAGALIAYAGARLESGIDVVLSAIGFVESLMSADFILTGEGATDRQTLAGKALMGIAKAAKKHGVPAVVISGSVEEEAREELQKWFTQLHSLDDGCTPLSELMENAFGLLECKTAVVMQSM, from the coding sequence GTGAAGATTGTGATTGCGCCTGATGCATTTAAAGGAAGTCTGCGTGCAGGAGAAGCAGTTGAGGCCATGTATCGAGGGGTGAAAAAGGTATTCCCGCATGCAGAAGTGCTGCGTTTGCCTGTAGCAGACGGCGGTGAAGGAACGCTTTCCGCTTTGATAACGACAACAGGAGGAACGAGTGAGACGGTGTCCGTGCAGGATCCGCTCGGCCGGATAATTAATGCCTCGTTCGGTGTGCTCGGTGACCAAGAGACGGCAGTCATCGAAATGGCACAGGCTTCCGGTCTGATGCTGCTGGCGGAGGATGAGCTGGATCCAATGAAAGCGTCTGCATATGGTACAGGACAATTGATTCGTCATGCGCTTGATCGGGGCTTCCGCAAGTTTATCATCGGTCTCGGCGGCAGTGCGACAAATGACGGCGGGACAGGTCTGCTCGAGGCTCTCGGTGTCCGTTTTCTGTCAGAAGGCCGGTTACTGCGGATGAATGGTGCAGCACTTTCGTCAATTGATAGCATCGATCTGTCGCAGCTGGACAGGCGCATACTTCAGGCGGATATACGGATCGCGTCCGATGTGGAGAATCCTTTTATTGGTGAGCAGGGGGCATCATTTGTGTTTGGTCCGCAAAAAGGGGCGGATGCGGATATGGTTCTGCGTTTAGATGAGGGGCTGCAGCATTTTGCTGATGAAACCGAACGGCTGACAGGGATTCGCCTGCATGATCTGCAAGGTGCAGGCGCTGCTGGCGGCTGTGCGGGTGCATTGATTGCTTATGCAGGTGCACGTTTGGAGAGCGGAATAGATGTGGTGCTAAGTGCAATTGGGTTTGTCGAATCGCTGATGTCTGCCGATTTTATTTTGACCGGAGAAGGCGCGACAGACCGGCAGACTCTGGCCGGTAAAGCACTGATGGGGATTGCGAAGGCAGCGAAAAAACATGGTGTGCCGGCAGTTGTGATTTCAGGATCTGTGGAAGAAGAGGCGCGCGAAGAGCTGCAGAAGTGGTTTACTCAACTGCATTCACTGGACGACGGATGTACGCCGTTATCAGAACTGATGGAAAACGCGTTTGGGCTATTGGAATGTAAAACAGCGGTTGTGATGCAGAGCATGTAA
- a CDS encoding C45 family peptidase has translation MKILNLSGSPYEIGFSHGEQAKSEVASSITAYEKLFYNNADITWNQAREMGKKHLHAIEKTNVDLIEEMEGLAKGASVDFEDILVLNARSEIVLTQNKTDGCTSFAIMPPKSEYAFLGQTWDWTSAQSKSLIMTKITQQNGPKIHMVTEAGIIGKIGLNEHGLGVCLNALRSNLKSDELPIHLGLREVLNSTDIEEARNKVVDGKLGSSANFLMAQAKGDVHKAINLELSPNKFGEKVTEDSYLYHTNHFCSKAVIDDIGSDNLSTEENSYSRIDRMGELIKNSTKDNITVKEQDIEGWLADHENQPNSICIHKVPGTSDFTDTITVFSVIMNLTNKSMYLKEGQPCQPIDKQRFNF, from the coding sequence ATGAAAATTTTAAATTTGAGCGGTTCGCCGTATGAGATTGGTTTTAGTCATGGAGAACAAGCCAAAAGTGAAGTGGCGTCCAGTATAACTGCGTATGAAAAATTATTTTATAATAATGCAGATATCACATGGAATCAGGCAAGAGAGATGGGGAAAAAACATTTACACGCTATCGAAAAAACGAACGTCGATTTAATTGAAGAAATGGAAGGGCTTGCAAAAGGTGCTTCTGTAGATTTTGAAGACATTCTAGTATTAAATGCACGAAGTGAAATTGTATTAACGCAAAATAAAACAGACGGCTGTACAAGCTTTGCGATCATGCCCCCTAAATCAGAGTACGCATTCTTGGGCCAAACTTGGGATTGGACTTCGGCTCAATCTAAAAGTCTGATTATGACGAAGATTACTCAGCAGAACGGACCGAAAATTCACATGGTCACGGAAGCAGGAATCATTGGAAAAATCGGCTTGAATGAACACGGACTGGGCGTTTGCCTGAATGCTTTACGTTCAAACCTCAAATCAGATGAACTGCCGATCCATCTCGGTTTAAGAGAAGTGTTAAATTCGACGGACATTGAGGAAGCGAGAAATAAAGTAGTAGATGGCAAGCTGGGGTCTTCAGCGAACTTTTTAATGGCTCAGGCAAAGGGCGATGTTCATAAAGCGATAAACTTGGAGCTGTCTCCGAATAAATTTGGCGAAAAGGTCACCGAAGACTCGTATCTTTACCATACAAATCACTTCTGTTCAAAAGCTGTTATTGACGATATTGGAAGCGATAATTTAAGTACGGAAGAAAATTCGTATAGCCGAATTGACCGTATGGGGGAGTTAATAAAAAACTCTACGAAAGACAACATCACAGTGAAGGAACAAGACATAGAAGGCTGGCTGGCCGACCACGAGAATCAGCCAAACTCCATTTGTATACACAAAGTGCCTGGAACGTCAGACTTCACAGATACAATTACTGTCTTTTCGGTAATTATGAACTTAACAAATAAAAGTATGTATTTAAAAGAAGGCCAGCCTTGCCAGCCGATCGATAAACAGCGTTTTAATTTTTGA
- a CDS encoding immunoglobulin-like domain-containing protein, with translation MKKFILFTLVFLLTACSNSLSVRTLDIPSPDQELHQSEAGLSLSISKDIYTDPTPVFDAELKNESGKDFGYGAYYRMEMLEEDGWHIMTHSDAVFLENPDFKNFGLILKSGAVTQQTFSVDMLGVKLIRGQYRLVKTFLAPAEPFYEVTLAVPFTVE, from the coding sequence ATGAAAAAGTTCATTCTGTTCACACTCGTCTTTTTATTAACAGCGTGCAGTAACAGCCTGTCCGTTCGCACGCTGGATATTCCTTCTCCGGACCAGGAGCTTCATCAGTCGGAAGCAGGATTGTCACTTTCTATATCAAAAGATATCTATACGGACCCGACACCTGTCTTCGATGCCGAGCTGAAAAATGAAAGCGGAAAAGACTTCGGATATGGTGCGTATTACCGTATGGAGATGCTTGAAGAAGACGGCTGGCATATTATGACCCATTCGGATGCAGTATTTCTCGAAAATCCCGATTTTAAAAACTTCGGGCTGATATTAAAATCAGGAGCCGTGACGCAGCAGACATTCTCGGTTGATATGCTGGGGGTCAAATTGATACGGGGGCAATACCGTTTGGTTAAGACATTTTTAGCGCCAGCAGAACCTTTCTATGAAGTAACTCTTGCAGTGCCGTTTACTGTTGAATAG
- the queC gene encoding 7-cyano-7-deazaguanine synthase QueC — protein sequence MEECKVNKAIVVFSGGQDSTTCLLWALEEFDEVETVTFLYGQRHEQEVECARKIAKDLGVKQKIIQMDVLHQLTDNALTRSDMDIAAEEGSVPNTFVEGRNHVFLSFAAIYAKTIGASTVITGVSETDFSGYPDCRDEFIRSLNTTLNLAMDYPFTLSTPLMWKNKAEVWEMADQMGRLAYIQENTLTCYNGVMGDGCKECPACTLRNDGFKMYMQGHRVS from the coding sequence ATGGAGGAATGTAAAGTGAATAAGGCAATTGTAGTATTTAGTGGCGGACAGGATTCGACCACGTGCCTGTTATGGGCATTGGAAGAATTCGACGAAGTAGAAACCGTCACGTTTTTGTATGGGCAAAGACATGAGCAGGAAGTGGAATGCGCCCGAAAGATTGCAAAGGATTTAGGTGTTAAACAAAAGATCATTCAAATGGATGTTCTTCATCAATTAACTGACAATGCCTTAACCCGGAGCGATATGGACATTGCAGCAGAAGAAGGAAGCGTGCCCAATACGTTTGTAGAAGGACGAAATCATGTATTCCTTTCCTTCGCGGCGATCTATGCAAAAACAATCGGGGCAAGCACGGTGATTACTGGTGTAAGTGAAACAGATTTCAGCGGATATCCTGATTGCCGGGATGAGTTTATTCGTTCATTGAATACAACGCTAAACTTGGCAATGGATTACCCCTTTACGTTAAGCACCCCTTTAATGTGGAAAAACAAAGCGGAAGTTTGGGAGATGGCCGATCAAATGGGACGGCTTGCGTATATTCAGGAGAATACGTTAACTTGCTACAACGGCGTAATGGGTGACGGCTGTAAAGAGTGCCCGGCCTGCACATTGCGGAATGACGGGTTCAAAATGTACATGCAAGGACACCGTGTCTCATGA
- a CDS encoding MerR family transcriptional regulator — MKMKVKEVADLVGISVRTLHHYDDIGLLKPDETTEAGYRYYSDQNLETLQQILFFRELDFPLKEIKEIITAPSFDRVEALRLHREMLQKKRERIDLMIATIDKTTKHMNGEIDMTNEEKFAGFDFSHNPYEEEARKRWSNQAVDQANTAFTNEALGEKMNDIFRRLAALTDIPPESVEAQTGIAEWYHFLNSSTGNYYSPEAFKGLGELYVADERFTKNIDQFGEGLARFMRDAMAVYADNHKK; from the coding sequence ATGAAAATGAAGGTAAAGGAAGTTGCTGATCTAGTCGGGATCAGTGTGCGGACATTGCATCATTATGATGACATCGGGTTACTGAAGCCGGATGAGACAACTGAGGCGGGATACCGCTATTATTCTGATCAGAACCTTGAGACATTACAGCAAATATTATTTTTCAGAGAATTGGACTTCCCGCTGAAAGAAATCAAGGAAATCATTACTGCGCCATCATTTGACCGAGTCGAGGCGCTCAGGCTTCATCGGGAAATGCTGCAAAAGAAGCGTGAGCGCATTGATCTGATGATAGCGACCATCGATAAAACAACTAAACACATGAATGGAGAGATTGATATGACGAACGAAGAGAAATTCGCGGGGTTTGACTTCAGCCATAATCCTTACGAAGAAGAAGCCCGCAAACGGTGGAGCAATCAGGCTGTCGATCAAGCAAACACTGCATTTACAAATGAAGCATTAGGCGAAAAGATGAATGATATTTTTCGCAGGCTGGCGGCACTTACAGATATCCCGCCCGAATCTGTTGAAGCACAAACAGGTATTGCTGAATGGTACCACTTTTTAAATTCTAGCACTGGCAATTATTACTCACCAGAAGCATTTAAAGGTTTAGGTGAACTGTATGTGGCTGACGAGCGCTTCACGAAAAATATTGATCAATTCGGCGAGGGATTGGCCCGATTTATGCGTGATGCCATGGCAGTCTACGCAGACAATCATAAAAAGTAA
- a CDS encoding sulfite exporter TauE/SafE family protein — translation MIEDAGILIVIVLVASLLQSSTGFGFSIIGTPFLLLIYPVHTAVQINIILSIVLSAVMIVRIRREIEGGLLIRLIKGSVPGLVLGILVYLFMDIRLLKMSVGALILILTALLIFRLTLERTKQKDLIAGGVSGLLTTSIGVPGPPLLLYFSGSGIDKTTLRSTTLAYYLFVYSASLMMQLTFGGTAKEAWISSLCALPSLFAGVWMGQVLFKWISQRTFQVITYVILICTGVYLIVTSR, via the coding sequence ATGATAGAAGATGCGGGAATACTAATTGTCATTGTGCTAGTGGCTTCGCTGCTGCAGTCGAGTACCGGTTTTGGTTTCTCCATTATCGGAACTCCTTTTTTATTATTGATATACCCTGTACATACAGCGGTTCAAATTAATATTATTCTTTCGATTGTTCTCTCCGCTGTAATGATCGTGAGGATCAGGAGGGAAATAGAAGGCGGATTGCTGATAAGGCTAATAAAAGGAAGTGTGCCGGGATTGGTTTTAGGAATTTTGGTTTATCTGTTTATGGATATCAGGCTGCTGAAAATGTCAGTCGGTGCACTCATTCTTATTTTAACAGCGCTTCTTATTTTCAGGTTGACGCTTGAACGAACGAAACAGAAAGATTTGATTGCTGGCGGGGTTTCGGGATTATTAACGACAAGCATCGGCGTGCCCGGCCCTCCGCTGCTGCTGTACTTTTCCGGTTCCGGAATAGATAAAACGACACTTCGCAGTACCACACTGGCGTATTATCTATTTGTTTATTCAGCCAGTCTGATGATGCAGCTGACGTTTGGCGGGACGGCTAAGGAGGCATGGATTTCCTCGCTGTGTGCACTGCCTTCTTTATTCGCAGGCGTATGGATGGGGCAAGTATTATTTAAGTGGATCAGCCAGAGAACGTTTCAAGTCATTACTTATGTAATTTTGATATGTACGGGTGTTTATTTGATAGTGACAAGCCGTTAG
- a CDS encoding IS3 family transposase (programmed frameshift) produces MGKNVYSSEVKWAVVKDKLSGELTTKEIMEKHGVKNKSQIETWMRWYRANEIYRFDQPIGKQYTFGHGPELSSEADKKERQMSHLKMENEILKKVHGDRKEIEKEIVLQIVEKLKKKYTITAILSALGVPRATYYRWRLEETDKSLSVEEEAIIELCKRTKYRNGHRKIKAFLKQEYNIELNRNTVQRLMQKHNLQCRIKPKRKWKSQGESIIIAPDLLKRNFTASEPNQKWVTDITYIQYGSTTKYLSNIMDLYNNEIVAYKLYDHQQTPLVIDTLKAALAARNHPTGVIIHSDQGSVYTSYAYQAYIKDNDLIGSMSRRGNCWDNAVIESFHSSLKSEEFQYVKFNSLRNNIVVERVIAYLNYYNEERIQEKLGYLTPIKYGVKAA; encoded by the exons GTGGGCAAAAACGTATATTCAAGCGAAGTAAAATGGGCAGTTGTCAAAGATAAATTGAGTGGGGAATTAACAACTAAAGAAATTATGGAGAAGCACGGAGTCAAAAATAAATCCCAGATTGAAACCTGGATGAGATGGTATCGTGCAAATGAAATATATCGTTTTGATCAACCGATAGGTAAACAATATACCTTCGGTCATGGGCCAGAACTTTCGAGTGAAGCGGACAAGAAAGAACGACAGATGTCTCATTTAAAAATGGAGAATGAGATTCTAA AAAAAGTACATGGAGATCGAAAGGAGATTGAGAAAGAAATAGTTCTTCAGATTGTGGAAAAACTAAAAAAGAAGTATACAATAACAGCCATTTTATCCGCATTAGGAGTACCACGAGCTACCTACTATAGGTGGCGTCTGGAGGAAACGGATAAGTCTCTTTCAGTGGAAGAGGAGGCTATTATAGAATTGTGTAAACGCACTAAATATCGGAATGGACATAGAAAAATCAAAGCATTTCTAAAGCAGGAATACAACATAGAATTGAATCGCAATACGGTTCAACGCCTCATGCAAAAGCATAATTTACAGTGTCGTATCAAGCCTAAACGAAAGTGGAAATCTCAAGGGGAAAGTATCATAATTGCCCCAGATCTTCTTAAACGTAATTTCACAGCTAGTGAACCGAATCAGAAGTGGGTAACCGACATCACCTATATCCAGTATGGTAGTACGACAAAATATCTTTCAAACATTATGGATTTATACAATAATGAAATTGTTGCTTACAAATTATACGACCATCAACAGACACCACTCGTAATTGACACGTTAAAGGCGGCACTAGCTGCGAGAAACCACCCCACAGGAGTGATTATACATTCGGATCAAGGGAGTGTGTATACGTCATACGCGTATCAAGCCTATATCAAGGATAACGACCTGATCGGCAGCATGTCACGTCGAGGAAACTGTTGGGACAATGCGGTGATTGAATCATTTCATTCGAGTCTGAAATCTGAAGAATTTCAATACGTTAAATTTAATTCATTACGCAATAATATTGTAGTTGAACGAGTAATTGCCTATTTAAATTATTATAATGAAGAACGTATCCAAGAAAAATTAGGCTACCTGACACCGATAAAATATGGTGTCAAAGCAGCCTAA
- a CDS encoding VUT family protein has product MRITIYLLSIILANVITARFAPFEIGPLIIPYGTLFIGLTLVMRDMVQNRFGRFQTYILIGAALLLSALSSYLLGDQLWVVFASTLSFIVSETADTEIYTRFKLPFVKRVLFSGIVAGFLDSSLFVIIGIGPLGLQFVPWELVPYAILGQWIAKVLMQLLVAGGIRQVVIKLNLYEPNISDVHERRIQHAGPR; this is encoded by the coding sequence ATCCGAATCACCATTTATTTACTGTCCATTATACTGGCCAACGTGATTACAGCAAGATTTGCACCATTTGAAATCGGACCGCTCATTATTCCTTATGGTACCCTATTCATTGGATTAACACTTGTCATGAGAGACATGGTTCAAAATAGATTCGGAAGATTTCAGACGTACATATTGATTGGCGCCGCACTCCTATTATCCGCTCTTTCAAGTTATTTATTAGGAGATCAATTGTGGGTCGTCTTTGCAAGTACGCTCAGTTTTATCGTTTCAGAAACAGCTGATACCGAAATTTACACACGTTTTAAACTGCCTTTCGTAAAAAGAGTTCTCTTTTCGGGTATTGTAGCCGGATTTTTAGACTCCAGTTTGTTTGTCATCATCGGAATCGGACCGCTTGGACTTCAATTCGTCCCGTGGGAACTGGTGCCGTACGCCATACTAGGACAATGGATTGCGAAAGTATTGATGCAGTTACTCGTTGCAGGCGGAATTAGACAAGTCGTAATCAAGCTAAATTTATACGAACCAAACATTTCAGATGTACACGAAAGGAGAATTCAACATGCGGGACCAAGATAA
- a CDS encoding YfiT family bacillithiol transferase, whose translation MDVKFPIGKLQVPEQVTQEDIQGWLGEITTYTSRLRETVDSLNEEELRKTYREGGWTVRQLVHHIADSQLNMYQRLKLALTDDNPTAPAFDQDQWAVQPDTELPVESSIKMLEGINERIVALGNRLTNEQLDRTFTHAENGEISVAAKLAKLAWHEEHHLAHITNALEK comes from the coding sequence ATGGATGTAAAATTTCCAATTGGAAAATTACAGGTGCCTGAACAAGTTACTCAGGAAGATATTCAAGGATGGCTAGGGGAAATTACAACGTATACTTCGCGGTTAAGAGAAACTGTCGATTCATTGAATGAAGAGGAATTGCGAAAAACATATCGAGAGGGAGGCTGGACAGTCCGTCAATTGGTGCATCATATTGCGGATTCCCAGTTGAATATGTATCAGCGCCTGAAGCTGGCTTTAACAGATGATAACCCGACAGCACCGGCCTTTGACCAAGACCAGTGGGCCGTGCAGCCAGATACGGAGCTTCCTGTGGAAAGCTCCATTAAAATGCTTGAAGGAATCAATGAGCGGATTGTTGCTTTAGGGAACCGTTTGACAAACGAGCAGCTGGACCGGACGTTTACTCATGCAGAGAACGGTGAAATATCAGTTGCGGCAAAGCTGGCGAAATTAGCGTGGCATGAGGAGCATCATTTGGCGCACATTACGAACGCGCTGGAGAAGTGA
- the queF gene encoding preQ(1) synthase, whose amino-acid sequence MRDQDKKDLTLLGNQDTKYNYEYDPDILETFENQHQDNDYFVKFNIPEFTSLCPITGQPDFAAVYISYIPDVKMVESKSLKLYMFSFRNHPGFHEDCANLIMKDLIALMDPRYIEVWAKFTPRGGISIDPYCNYGKPGTVFEQMAKERLFQHDLYPENIDNR is encoded by the coding sequence ATGCGGGACCAAGATAAAAAAGATCTTACATTACTCGGAAATCAAGATACAAAATATAATTACGAATATGATCCAGATATTTTAGAGACATTTGAAAATCAGCACCAAGACAATGATTATTTTGTGAAATTTAATATCCCGGAGTTTACCAGTCTATGTCCGATTACCGGTCAGCCGGATTTTGCAGCTGTGTACATTTCTTATATTCCTGATGTAAAGATGGTAGAAAGTAAGTCATTGAAACTGTATATGTTCAGCTTCAGAAATCATCCGGGGTTTCATGAAGATTGCGCAAACCTTATTATGAAAGACTTAATTGCCCTGATGGATCCCAGATATATTGAAGTATGGGCTAAATTCACCCCGCGCGGCGGAATTTCGATAGATCCGTATTGTAATTACGGTAAACCTGGAACCGTTTTTGAACAGATGGCGAAAGAAAGACTGTTTCAGCACGATCTGTATCCAGAGAATATCGACAACAGATAA
- a CDS encoding aromatic acid exporter family protein has product MRSFHFNGSRIVKTGIAIFLTAIICEWMNWPPVFAVITAIVTIEPTVSDSIKKGIIRFPASAIGSAFAVFFITLFGNSPITYTLAAVSTILVCYKLKLHAGLLVATLTAVAMVEVIHSNYLIAFFIRLGTTTTGLLVSTAVNLLVFPPDYRKDIAKNIQLVSERTGTVLDRLFRTILYEGHGERTEEKAVIQQLTEVIRRTETLIQFQRDESTLFSWVRGNKKDLRLAEEQLLFLHNLEYHLTTLLHIPLQHISWTTAERDRIMHAVTELAQNLKNSAGYNHDKQQQHLQTITDLFWIDHENATKDNKAASAPFSQEFMILYELAAIYHAVNQFYYHTAAKYPDNVLDKQ; this is encoded by the coding sequence ATGCGATCCTTTCATTTCAACGGCAGTCGAATAGTGAAGACAGGGATAGCTATATTTTTGACGGCCATTATTTGCGAATGGATGAATTGGCCGCCGGTATTTGCGGTGATCACAGCCATTGTTACAATTGAGCCGACTGTCAGTGATTCCATTAAAAAAGGAATCATTCGATTTCCGGCATCTGCAATCGGTTCTGCGTTTGCCGTTTTTTTCATCACACTGTTTGGGAACTCTCCCATTACCTATACCCTGGCAGCCGTTTCCACGATTTTAGTCTGTTATAAACTTAAACTGCATGCGGGTCTGCTGGTTGCCACATTGACAGCTGTCGCCATGGTGGAAGTCATCCACAGTAATTACTTGATCGCATTTTTTATCAGATTGGGCACAACGACGACAGGACTGCTCGTATCCACCGCCGTCAACCTGTTAGTTTTTCCGCCTGACTACAGAAAAGATATTGCGAAGAACATTCAACTGGTGAGTGAACGGACAGGCACCGTATTGGACCGGCTATTCCGAACGATCTTATATGAGGGGCACGGGGAGCGGACTGAGGAAAAAGCAGTCATTCAACAACTGACAGAAGTAATCAGAAGAACAGAAACGCTCATTCAATTCCAGCGCGATGAATCCACATTGTTTTCTTGGGTGCGAGGAAATAAAAAAGATCTTAGGCTAGCTGAAGAACAATTGCTGTTTTTACATAACCTGGAGTACCATCTCACTACGTTGCTTCATATCCCTTTGCAGCACATTTCATGGACAACGGCGGAACGCGATCGTATCATGCATGCTGTAACGGAGCTTGCTCAGAACTTGAAGAATTCTGCAGGTTACAATCATGACAAGCAACAGCAGCACTTACAGACTATTACGGATCTGTTCTGGATTGACCATGAGAACGCAACGAAAGACAATAAGGCAGCGAGTGCTCCATTTTCTCAGGAGTTCATGATCCTGTATGAACTGGCCGCAATTTATCATGCAGTGAATCAATTTTATTATCACACCGCCGCGAAGTACCCTGACAATGTACTGGACAAACAATAA